In one window of Vibrio sp. DW001 DNA:
- a CDS encoding ABC transporter permease: MSSNVISILPATRLVANQSKMFVYPFLGFVLFLLIWHMSAKQVQTSLGTLPGPVQTYTQFVNLIDEHVGERDKSDAFFARQEKRNAAKLAKNPEAKVKIRSYTGKPTFFDQIGTSLITVAAGFLLASVIAIPLGIILGLNQGLYQAFNPIIQLLKPVSPLAWLPIVTMVVSASYVSSDPLVPKSFVTSLITVALCSLWPTLINTAVGVTSVDKDLINVSKVLRLSWWQNIRTIVLPSAIPMIFTGLRLSLGIAWMVLIAAEMLAQNPGLGKFVWDEFQNGSSASLGRIMVAVITIGFIGLLLDRGMLTLQKKLSWNKSQELR, from the coding sequence ATGTCTAGCAATGTTATTTCCATCCTGCCAGCTACCAGGTTAGTAGCAAATCAATCAAAAATGTTTGTCTACCCCTTTTTGGGTTTTGTGTTGTTCTTATTGATTTGGCATATGTCCGCGAAACAAGTTCAAACCTCACTAGGCACCCTTCCGGGACCAGTACAAACCTATACTCAGTTTGTCAATCTGATTGACGAACATGTTGGAGAACGAGATAAGAGTGATGCATTTTTTGCAAGACAAGAAAAACGCAACGCAGCAAAATTAGCCAAAAACCCCGAGGCAAAGGTAAAGATCCGGTCGTATACAGGCAAGCCTACATTTTTTGATCAGATAGGAACGAGCTTGATTACAGTCGCGGCCGGTTTTCTGTTGGCTTCGGTTATCGCGATCCCGCTTGGAATTATCCTTGGTTTGAATCAGGGGCTTTACCAAGCATTTAACCCGATTATTCAGTTATTAAAGCCGGTCTCTCCATTGGCATGGTTGCCAATAGTGACCATGGTCGTGAGCGCCAGCTATGTGAGTAGCGATCCATTAGTGCCCAAATCCTTTGTTACTTCACTCATTACCGTTGCATTGTGTAGTTTGTGGCCGACGTTAATCAATACGGCGGTTGGTGTAACAAGCGTAGATAAAGATCTGATTAATGTGAGTAAGGTGCTTCGACTCTCTTGGTGGCAAAACATTCGTACTATCGTACTACCGTCTGCAATACCGATGATATTTACGGGTCTGCGACTCTCTTTAGGCATCGCATGGATGGTGCTTATTGCTGCTGAGATGCTCGCGCAAAACCCGGGGTTAGGTAAGTTTGTTTGGGATGAATTTCAAAACGGTAGTTCAGCGTCATTAGGCAGAATAATGGTCGCGGTTATAACCATTGGATTTATTGGGCTGCTTTTAGATCGAGGCATGCTGACATTACAGAAGAAACTCTCTTGGAATAAATCTCAAGAGCTTAGATAA
- a CDS encoding CmpA/NrtA family ABC transporter substrate-binding protein translates to MQNKSAIRRAVTVATGFALSASCLVSNAWAEAGEPEIDELKFGFIKLTDMAPLAVAYEKGFFEDEGLYVTLEAQANWKVLLDRVIDGELDGAHMLAGQPLGATIGIGTQAEIITAFSMDLNGNAITVSNDTWEQMKPHLEMQADGKPVHPIKADALKPVVTRYQDQGKPFNMGMVFPVSTHNYELRYWLAAGGIHPGYYAPIAGDNSGQISADVLLSVTPPPQMPATMEAGTIKGYCVGEPWNQQAVFKNIGVPVVTDYEIWKNNPEKVFGVSKVWADKYPNTHIRVVKALIRAAAWLDENDNANREEAVKMLAKSDYVGADADVIANSMTGTFEYEKGDKREVPDFNVFFRYNATFPYYSDAIWYLTQMRRWGQIPEEQADDWYMDIAKKVYRPDIYQQAAEALVEEGVLKVNDFPTFESEDGFKDPQTHFIDDVVYDGRKPNDYLHRFSIGLKGADKV, encoded by the coding sequence ATGCAGAATAAATCAGCGATAAGAAGGGCCGTAACTGTAGCGACAGGATTTGCGTTATCGGCCTCATGTTTAGTGAGCAATGCGTGGGCAGAGGCGGGAGAACCAGAAATTGATGAGCTGAAATTCGGTTTTATTAAGCTAACTGATATGGCACCTTTAGCAGTGGCGTATGAGAAAGGTTTCTTCGAAGATGAGGGTCTGTACGTTACGTTGGAAGCGCAAGCGAATTGGAAAGTACTTTTAGACCGTGTCATCGATGGTGAATTAGACGGAGCGCATATGCTTGCTGGACAGCCACTAGGTGCAACGATTGGCATAGGTACACAGGCTGAAATTATTACTGCGTTCAGTATGGATCTCAATGGGAACGCGATTACTGTTTCTAATGATACATGGGAGCAGATGAAACCTCACTTAGAAATGCAGGCAGATGGAAAGCCGGTACATCCAATCAAAGCAGACGCGTTAAAGCCCGTGGTTACTCGCTACCAAGACCAAGGCAAACCCTTCAATATGGGCATGGTTTTCCCTGTTTCAACGCACAATTATGAGCTTCGTTATTGGCTAGCGGCTGGTGGAATTCATCCAGGTTATTATGCTCCTATAGCTGGCGACAACAGCGGGCAGATAAGTGCGGATGTTCTTTTATCGGTAACACCTCCACCGCAAATGCCAGCAACAATGGAAGCGGGGACAATCAAGGGTTACTGTGTAGGTGAACCGTGGAATCAACAAGCAGTATTTAAAAACATCGGCGTGCCAGTTGTCACCGATTACGAGATATGGAAGAACAACCCGGAAAAAGTGTTTGGAGTCTCTAAGGTGTGGGCAGATAAATACCCAAATACTCATATTAGGGTGGTTAAGGCATTGATCAGAGCGGCGGCTTGGTTGGATGAAAACGATAATGCTAACCGCGAAGAAGCGGTGAAAATGCTGGCAAAAAGTGACTATGTAGGTGCTGACGCGGATGTCATCGCAAACAGTATGACGGGGACATTTGAGTATGAAAAAGGCGATAAAAGAGAAGTACCTGACTTCAATGTTTTCTTCCGTTATAACGCAACATTTCCTTACTACAGTGACGCAATTTGGTATCTAACTCAGATGCGTCGTTGGGGGCAAATTCCAGAGGAACAAGCGGATGATTGGTATATGGATATTGCAAAAAAAGTGTATCGTCCTGACATCTATCAACAAGCAGCCGAAGCATTGGTTGAAGAAGGCGTATTGAAAGTGAATGATTTCCCAACATTTGAGTCTGAGGATGGTTTTAAAGACCCACAAACGCATTTTATTGATGACGTGGTGTATGACGGTCGTAAACCAAATGATTATCTACATCGGTTTTCTATTGGCCTAAAAGGTGCCGACAAAGTCTAA
- a CDS encoding ABC transporter ATP-binding protein — MSKVLLDLTQLGMRFPTAKGEFVALKDVNLNIKQGEFISLIGHSGCGKSTVLNLVAGLLEATDGGVILDGKEVVEPGPERAVVFQNHSLLPWLTVYQNVELAVKQVAKGKSKAWIKQQVDHYLELIQMQHASDKKPDEISGGMKQRVGIARALALKPKVLLMDEPFGALDALTRAHLQDSLMKIQADLNNTVIMITHDVDEAVLLSDKIVMMTNGPGATIGEVLDIELERPRNRVALADNPIYQKYRQSVLRFLYEKQVKVEPLQTCESVNESNTGADLQPLEKTAKIA; from the coding sequence ATGTCAAAAGTACTATTGGATTTAACCCAGTTAGGAATGCGTTTCCCAACGGCTAAAGGCGAGTTTGTCGCGCTTAAGGATGTCAATCTCAATATCAAGCAGGGCGAGTTTATCTCACTGATTGGTCATTCTGGTTGTGGCAAGTCAACCGTTCTTAACTTGGTTGCTGGTCTTCTAGAAGCCACCGATGGTGGGGTGATACTTGATGGTAAAGAAGTCGTTGAACCTGGTCCAGAAAGGGCGGTAGTGTTTCAAAATCATTCACTGTTGCCTTGGTTGACAGTGTATCAAAACGTAGAACTGGCCGTAAAACAGGTGGCTAAAGGGAAATCTAAAGCGTGGATAAAACAGCAAGTAGACCATTATCTAGAGCTTATTCAAATGCAACACGCATCTGACAAAAAGCCGGATGAGATATCTGGTGGGATGAAGCAGCGTGTAGGTATTGCAAGGGCGTTGGCGTTAAAGCCTAAAGTATTACTTATGGATGAACCCTTTGGTGCCCTTGATGCTTTGACTCGTGCCCATCTGCAAGACTCATTGATGAAAATTCAAGCGGATCTAAACAATACGGTCATTATGATTACCCATGATGTAGATGAAGCCGTCTTGTTGTCAGATAAAATTGTCATGATGACAAATGGGCCCGGCGCAACAATTGGTGAAGTTCTCGATATTGAACTAGAAAGACCGCGTAACCGCGTTGCGTTAGCGGATAATCCTATTTATCAAAAATACCGACAATCAGTATTAAGATTCCTATACGAAAAACAGGTGAAGGTTGAACCTTTGCAAACGTGTGAATCTGTCAATGAGTCGAATACGGGTGCAGACTTGCAGCCGCTAGAAAAAACAGCGAAAATCGCTTGA
- a CDS encoding adenosine deaminase, which translates to MGTFIQRLPKVELHLHIEGSLEPELMFELAKRNQIELPYKSTEEIRAAYQFDNLQSFLNIYYQGAHVLLHEQDFYDLTWAYLLRCKEDNVIHSEIFFDPQTHTERDISFDIIVGGIHKALKRAEQELGISSNLIMCFLRHLSEDEAFSTLELALEHKDKIVAVGLDSSEQGHPPKKFERVFQKAREQGFLAVAHAGEEGPAQNIIDAIEDLKVDRIDHGVRCIDNENLMLSLAHSKVPLTICPLSNIKLKVFESMAQHNILELMRKGLHVTINSDDPAYFGGYMSDNFLAVAAALPFSKQELAQLSLNAIEASFIPIQHKEDLKQQVHTYLAQQ; encoded by the coding sequence ATGGGGACCTTTATTCAGAGGCTACCTAAGGTTGAACTGCACCTTCATATTGAAGGCTCATTAGAACCAGAGCTCATGTTTGAGTTGGCTAAAAGAAATCAAATTGAACTGCCTTATAAATCGACAGAAGAAATTCGTGCTGCTTATCAGTTTGACAACCTTCAATCTTTTTTGAATATCTATTATCAAGGTGCTCACGTTTTATTACATGAGCAAGATTTCTATGACCTCACATGGGCTTACCTACTCCGATGCAAAGAAGATAATGTCATTCACTCTGAAATCTTTTTCGATCCGCAGACTCACACAGAGCGCGATATATCATTCGATATAATAGTCGGAGGCATTCATAAAGCCCTTAAAAGAGCAGAGCAAGAGTTGGGTATTAGCAGTAATTTGATTATGTGCTTTCTACGCCACTTGAGCGAAGATGAGGCATTCTCGACACTTGAACTTGCACTTGAACACAAAGACAAAATCGTTGCTGTTGGGCTCGATTCATCAGAACAAGGACATCCACCTAAGAAGTTTGAACGCGTCTTTCAGAAGGCTCGCGAGCAAGGGTTTCTCGCCGTAGCCCACGCAGGTGAAGAAGGGCCAGCCCAAAATATCATTGATGCTATCGAAGATCTAAAGGTAGATAGAATTGACCATGGTGTTCGATGTATTGACAACGAAAACCTCATGTTGTCGCTGGCTCACTCCAAGGTGCCTTTAACAATATGTCCATTATCAAACATTAAGCTCAAAGTGTTCGAGTCTATGGCACAACACAATATCCTAGAATTAATGAGGAAAGGGCTGCACGTTACCATTAACTCTGATGATCCTGCATATTTTGGTGGCTACATGTCTGACAATTTTCTGGCTGTTGCTGCAGCATTACCATTTTCCAAGCAAGAGTTAGCTCAGCTATCACTCAATGCCATTGAAGCTTCTTTTATTCCTATTCAACACAAAGAAGATCTCAAACAACAAGTACACACGTATTTAGCACAACAATGA